In Streptosporangiales bacterium, a single genomic region encodes these proteins:
- the rplB gene encoding 50S ribosomal protein L2 encodes MAIRKYKPTSPGRRGASAADFAEVTRSTPEKSLVRPLPKKAGRNASGKITTRHRGGGHKRSYRVIDFRRHDKDGVPAKVAHIEYDPNRTARIALLHYADGEKRYILAPTRLKQGDRVENGPSADIKPGNCLPLRNIPVGTVVHAIEMRPGGGAKMARSAGMRAQLVAKDGGNAQLRLPSGEIRNVDARCRATVGEVGNAEQSNISWGKAGRMRWKGRRPQVRGVAMNPIDHPLGGGEGKSSGGRHPVSPWGQPEGRTRKQHKPSDRQIVRRRPKKKR; translated from the coding sequence ATGGCCATCCGCAAGTACAAGCCGACGTCGCCAGGGCGTCGTGGTGCGAGCGCCGCCGACTTCGCCGAGGTGACCCGCAGCACGCCGGAGAAGTCGCTGGTCCGCCCGCTGCCCAAGAAGGCCGGCAGGAACGCCAGCGGCAAGATCACCACCCGCCACCGCGGTGGCGGGCACAAGCGGTCCTACCGGGTGATCGACTTCCGCCGCCACGACAAGGACGGCGTGCCGGCGAAGGTCGCACACATCGAGTACGACCCGAACCGCACCGCGCGCATCGCGCTGCTGCACTACGCCGACGGCGAGAAGCGCTACATCCTGGCGCCGACCCGGCTGAAGCAGGGCGACCGCGTGGAGAACGGCCCGTCGGCGGACATCAAGCCGGGCAACTGCCTGCCGCTGCGCAACATCCCGGTCGGTACGGTCGTGCACGCGATCGAGATGCGGCCAGGCGGCGGCGCGAAGATGGCCCGCTCGGCCGGTATGCGGGCGCAGCTGGTCGCGAAGGACGGCGGCAACGCCCAGCTGCGACTGCCGTCCGGTGAGATCCGCAACGTGGACGCCCGGTGCCGCGCGACGGTCGGCGAGGTCGGCAACGCGGAGCAGTCGAACATCAGCTGGGGCAAGGCCGGCCGGATGCGGTGGAAGGGCCGGCGCCCGCAGGTCCGCGGAGTGGCGATGAACCCGATCGACCACCCGCTGGGCGGCGGCGAGGGCAAGTCGTCCGGTGGTCGGCACCCGGTCAGCCCGTGGGGCCAGCCGGAGGGCCGCACCCGTAAGCAGCACAAGCCGAGTGACCGGCAGATCGTTCGTCGCCGGCCGAAGAAGAAGCGCTAG
- the rpsS gene encoding 30S ribosomal protein S19: MPRSLKKGPFVDDHLIKKVETQNEKGTKNVIKTWSRRSMIVPEMLGHTIAVHDGRKHVPVFVTEAMVGHKLGEFAPSRTFRSHEKQDRRSRRG, translated from the coding sequence ATGCCGCGCAGTTTGAAGAAGGGTCCCTTCGTGGACGACCACCTGATCAAGAAGGTGGAGACCCAGAACGAGAAGGGCACCAAGAACGTCATCAAGACGTGGTCAAGGCGCTCCATGATCGTGCCGGAGATGCTCGGTCACACGATCGCCGTGCACGACGGGCGCAAGCACGTGCCGGTGTTCGTCACCGAGGCGATGGTCGGCCACAAGCTGGGCGAGTTCGCACCCAGCCGGACGTTCCGCAGCCACGAGAAGCAGGACCGGAGGTCTCGCCGTGGGTAA
- the rplW gene encoding 50S ribosomal protein L23: MTKIADPRDILLAPVISEKSYGLLDENKYTFLVRKDANKLQIKQAVEAVFEVRVTGVNTLNRQGKRTRRTRYGHGYRPDTKRAIVSVAAGDRIDIFGGPVS, encoded by the coding sequence ATGACGAAGATCGCGGACCCGCGTGACATCCTGCTCGCCCCGGTGATCTCGGAGAAGAGCTACGGGTTGCTCGACGAGAACAAGTACACCTTCCTCGTCCGCAAGGATGCCAACAAGCTGCAGATCAAGCAGGCCGTGGAAGCGGTGTTCGAGGTCCGGGTGACCGGCGTGAACACGCTGAACCGGCAGGGCAAGCGCACCCGGCGTACCCGCTACGGCCACGGCTACCGCCCGGACACCAAGCGGGCGATCGTGAGCGTCGCGGCCGGCGACCGGATCGACATCTTCGGAGGCCCGGTCAGCTGA